A region from the Rosa rugosa chromosome 6, drRosRugo1.1, whole genome shotgun sequence genome encodes:
- the LOC133716794 gene encoding uncharacterized protein LOC133716794, with the protein MPPRRRTCRETLPAPGDGNAPKGLANTLGRIFQQLTAALPGSRTDFGMERARRHGAYSFSFAPEPIDSQNSLNRIERVFTKINCPKDRKVGLAVDYLDGVAFEWWHQTSQEPGNVGPMTWDQFKIHFNRRYFGTAIRDRMKNEFLNIEKGDKILSEFEQRFTQLSHFVLDLVSTEEERISRFIHGLGHDYLLQLTTVSFYTYHEVVNAALRVKTMLLSVVRPLDTGGPSQGPSKRAASTSGSGSSVGSRQSSSSSPGSRFRRGEHGRRSTQGQFGRSQFGQSRASSSSQSGASGSQSAQYGKYQTSGMYLYQRGATLKIEWVFKYCSVMVDGINLEANLIPLDLVEFDVILGMDFLGTHQANIDCFRKVVVFQSPRKQVITFHGERDVLSSCLISALTAGKLLSKGCQAYLAHIVDTNKEMLSINGNIPVVRKFSDVFPDELPGLPL; encoded by the coding sequence ATGCCTCCTAGACGCCGAACATGCAGGGAGACTCTTCCCGCTCCAGGAGATGGGAATGCTCCTAAAGGATTGGCGAACACTCTTGGACGTATTTTCCAGCAGCTGACTGCAGCACTTCCTGGCTCTAGAACTGATTTTGGCATGGAGCGAGCGAGGAGACATGGAGCGTATAGTTTTTCCTTTGCTCCTGAACCTATAGACTCCCAGAATTCGTTGAACCGAATAGAGAGAGTATTTACTAAGATAAATTGTCCGAAAGACCGGAAAGTGGGCTTGGCAGTAGACTATCTTGATGGAGTTGCTTTTGAATGGTGGCACCAGACCAGCCAGGAACCAGGGAATGTTGGCCCAATGACTTGGGATCAGTTCAAAATACACTTCAATAGGCGGTATTTTGGCACGGCCATTCGTGACAGGATGAAGAATGAGTTCTTGAATATAGAGAAAGGAGACAAGATATTGTCAGAATTTGAGCAGCGTTTCACTCAGTTATCCCATTTTGTACTAGACTTGGTAAGCACTGAGGAGGAAAGGATTTCTAGGTTTATTCATGGACTAGGGCATGATTATCTCCTGCAGTTGACGACTGTATCATTCTACACTTATCATGAGGTGGTTAATGCTGCTTTGAGAGTCAAAACTATGCTTTTATCTGTTGTTCGACCTCTGGATACGGGTGGCCCCAGCCAGGGTCCATCCAAGAGAGCTGCCTCCACATCTGGATCTGGATCCTCAGTAGGTAGTAGACAGAGTAGTAGTTCTAGTCCTGGATCTCGTTTTAGACGTGGGGAGCATGGTAGGAGATCTACTCAGGGACAGTTTGGCAGAAGCCAGTTTGGACAGAGCAGGGCTAGTTCAAGTAGTCAGAGCGGGGCTTCAGGTAGTCAGTCAGCTCAGTATGGGAAATATCAGACGAGTGGTATGTATCTTTACCAGCGGGGAGCGACACTTAAGATTGAGTGGGTTTTCAAGTATTGTAGCGTGATGGTTGATGGTATTAACTTGGAAGCCAACCTAATCCCTTTAGACCTTGTTGAGTTCGATGTAATTTTGGGGATGGATTTTCTAGGGACTCACCAGGCTAATATTGATTGTTTCCGCAAGGTGGTGGTGTTTCAAAGTCCAAGGAAGCAGGTAATTACTTTTCATGGTGAACGAGATGTCCTATCTTCTTGCCTGATTTCAGCCTTAACAGCTGGAAAACTTTTGAGTAAAGGTTGTCAGGCTTATTTGGCTCATATTGTGGATACTAATAAGGAAATGTTGAGTATTAATGGGAACATTCCAGTAGTGAGGAAATTTTCAGATGTATTTCCAGATGAATTACCTGGCTTACCCCTGTAA
- the LOC133718605 gene encoding disease resistance protein RUN1-like isoform X2: MAAPSSISCSCFSRCFNYDVFLNFRGQDTRKIFVGHLYKALDQKVISTFIDAEELRKGDDISELLMCIQESRLSIVVLSQNYAASTWCLKELAKILECMDTRKQIVVPVFYEIDPSDVRRLKRSFAKAFAEYEHDPNTPNEDVQSWKSALTRVTYLSGWDSRDYKDDAKLIDDIVEDIFNKLIHISSSKANSLVGMDTHLKEMDLLLCPADPAVNNVCIIGIWGMGGLGKTTIARAVYDRIACNFEHYCFLENVNEGFMKKGKIQMQEELLSKILKEKVHDLGMLNRGSNMIMERLGKKKVFLVLDDVDNFAQIETLVGRHSFGSGSRIIITTRYIQSLSGVDATYSPSFLSDNEALELFRQHAFRTNQPTGEYNHLLRCVIEYAQGLPLALKVLGAFLNNKSPLEWEDVLEKIKKIPHREIQDVLRTSFDGLDDLEKEIFLDIACFFKGISKGYVIKILDGCGFFSHCGLRVLADRALITISDWNMVETHDLLQEMGREIVRQESVKEPGRRSRLWSYEDATKVLTPNTATEAVEGIFLDLSKSKEVYLHAEGFVRMTKLRLLKIHYNSGDDPSDDCKQHMIGDLKFLSHELRLLLWHGFPLKSLPSNFQPKNLVDLDMRYSLIEQLWEGTKPLEKLNFINLSHCQYLNRIPDFSEAPNLERLNLEGCVSLLEVHPSISALRKLVFLSLKGCKELKSVSSSSIGMKSLKILNLSGCLSLEKFPEISVILKELSELCLDDTAIEELPSSINNLTGLVTLNLRGCKKLKILPSSIHLKSLKHFYLSGCSNLENFPEISEVMKLPQLYLDETAIKELPSSIDRLQGLEMLSMRNCRSLLCLPNTICNLANLTELYLTGCSALSNLPENLGNLEFLRDLEVEGSGITQLPFSILLLKFETLSCAGCKGMMAPFSSWSSSVQEYSSYSELRRNNFESLPATMNQLVRLTRLNVEACKSLKSIPELSSSIQYIDAHDCTALHTVSKPKLKPQQQTHHSFTFSNCLQLVQTNLFNDIVETHSHCQDNCLQVLSFKMCLAGRNKIPDWFNHQCGGSSITVQLPPNWFCNQFFGFAICANFKGANIETSHLSARSFCTLTGNQGKTAFSFDLLRWRFKSDRFLESDHMFLGYVSWSKYRLVEQGKPINERYYTEATFEIVVENGIHAPDFRTEIQQHCITSCGVRFFTRPKCDHDRCEILLATMRKRKRERKRERRRRRSGQVH; encoded by the exons CTATGATGTCTTCCTGAATTTTAGAGGTCAGGACACTCGCAAGATCTTTGTCGGCCATCTCTACAAAGCTCTAGATCAGAAAGTAATAAGCACCTTCATAGATGCTGAAGAGCTCAGAAAAGGTGATGACATTTCTGAGTTACTGATGTGCATTCAAGAGTCAAGGCTTTCAATAGTAGTTCTCTCTCAAAACTATGCTGCCTCCACATGGTGCTTAAAAGAACTTGCAAAAATCCTGGAATGCATGGATACAAGGAAGCAGATAGTTGTGCCCGTTTTCTACGAAATAGATCCCTCTGATGTTCGCAGACTCAAGAGAAGTTTCGCAAAAGCTTTTGCCGAATATGAACATGATCCTAACACCCCCAATGAAGATGTGCAGAGCTGGAAGTCCGCTCTAACCAGAGTTACCTACTTGTCTGGCTGGGACTCGCGTGATTACAa GGATGATGCTAAGCTCATTGACGACATTGTAGAGGATATATTTAATAAATTGATTCACATATCCTCAAGTAAAGCAAACAGCTTGGTTGGAATGGACACCCACTTGAAGGAAATGGATTTGTTATTATGTCCTGCAGACCCTGCAGTCAACAATGTTTGCATTATTGGAATATGGGGAATGGGCGGCTTAGGCAAAACAACGATTGCTAGAGCTGTTTATGATAGAATCGCCTGTAATTTTGAGCACTATTGCTTCCTTGAAAATGTCAATGAAGGTTTCATGAAGAAGGGTAAAATACAAATGCAAGAAGAACTTCTATCCAAAATCTTGAAGGAAAAGGTGCACGATCTAGGCATGTTGAACAGAGGTTCCAACATGATAATGGAAAGGCTCGGTAAGAAAAAAGTTTTTCTTGTTCTCGATGATGTAGACAATTTTGCCCAGATTGAAACCTTAGTTGGGAGACATTCCTTCGGTAGTGGAAGTAGAATCATTATAACAACTAGATATATACAGTCCCTCAGCGGTGTTGATGCGACATATAGTCCTTCTTTCTTAAGTGATAATGAAGCTCTTGAACTGTTTAGGCAGCATGCCTTCAGAACAAACCAACCCACTGGAGAGTACAATCATCTCTTAAGGTGTGTCATAGAATATGCTCAAGGTCTGCCTTTAGCACTTAAAGTCTTGGGAGCTTTTCTTAATAACAAAAGTCCACTTGAGTGGGAAGATGTGTtggagaaaataaagaaaatcccGCACAGAGAAATACAGGACGTGCTTAGAACAAGCTTTGATGGACTGGATGATTTAGAGAAGGAGATATTTCTAGATATTGCATGCTTCTTTAAAGGGATAAGCAAAGGCTATGTAATAAAAATCCTAGATGGTTGTGGCTTTTTTTCCCATTGTGGATTAAGAGTTCTAGCTGATAGAGCTCTCATTACTATCTCAGATTGGAACATGGTCGAGACACATGATTTACTACAGGAAATGGGTCGGGAAATTGTCCGCCAAGAATCTGTTAAGGAGCCTGGGAGACGCAGTAGGTTGTGGAGTTATGAAGATGCTACTAAGGTGTTAACTCCAAATACG GCTACCGAAGCAGTTGAAGGCATATTCCTGGACTTGTCAAAGTCGAAAGAGGTATACTTACATGCTGAAGGTTTTGTTAGAATGACAAAACTACGGCTGCTCAAGATACATTACAACTCTGGTGACGATCCAAGTGATGACTGTAAACAGCACATGATTGGGGACTTAAAGTTTCTCTCTCATGAGCTGAGGCTTCTCCTCTGGCATGGATTCCCCCTAAAGTCCTTACCATCCAATTTTCAGCCGAAGAATCTTGTTGATCTTGACATGCGGTATAGTCTCATTGAACAACTTTGGGAAGGAACCAAG CCTCTGGAAAAGTTGAACTTCATCAACTTAAGTCACTGTCAATACCTTAACAGAATCCCCGACTTCAGTGAGGCACCAAATCTTGAGAGACTGAATCTTGAAGGTTGTGTAAGTTTGTTGGAGGTTCACCCATCCATTTCAGCTCTTAGAAAACTTGTTTTCTTGAGTCTAAAAGGCTGCAAAGAACTTAAGAGTGTTTCAAGCAGCAGTATTGGTATGAAATCTCTTAAAATCCTCAATCTTTCTGGCTGCTTAAGTCTTGAGAAGTTTCCAGAGATATCAGTAATTTTGAAGGAGCTATCAGAGCTTTGTTTAGATGATACTGCAATTGAAGAGCTGCCTTCATCGATTAATAATCTTACTGGTCTTGTTACTTTGAATCTCAGAGGTTGTAAAAAACTTAAGATTCTTCCGAGCAGCATTCATTTGAAATCTCTTAAACACTTTTATCTTTCTGGCTGCTCAAACCTCGAGAATTTTCCAGAGATTTCAGAAGTTATGAAGCTACCACAGCTTTACTTAGATGAGACTGCAATTAAGGAACTGCCCTCATCGATTGATCGACTTCAGGGGCTTGAAATGTTAAGTATGAGAAACTGCAGAAGCCTCCTCTGTCTTCCGAACACTATTTGTAACTTGGCAAATCTTACGGAGCTATATCTGACTGGGTGCTCAGCGCTTTCTAACTTGCCTGAAAACTTGGGGAATTTAGAATTCTTGAGGGACCTTGAAGTGGAGGGAAGTGGTATAACACAACTTCCATTCTCTATCTTACTTTTGAAGTTTGAAACGTTATCATGTGCAGGATGTAAAGGAATGATGGCACCCTTTTCATCATGGTCATCATCAGTCCAAGAATATTCTAGTTACTCAG AGCTGCGCAGAAATAATTTTGAGAGCCTGCCTGCAACAATGAATCAACTGGTTCGTTTAACACGTCTCAATGTGGAAGCTTGTAAGAGTCTCAAATCAATACCGGAACTTTCTTCAAGTATACAGTACATAGATGCGCATGATTGTACAGCTTTGCATACAGTTTCAAAGCCAAAATTAAAACCTCAGCAACAGACACATCATTCCTTCACATTTTCTAATTGCCTCCAGCTGGTACAAACAAATCTATTTAACGATATCGTGGAAACTCATTCTCATTgtcag GATAACTGTCTGCAAGTTCTTTCCTTCAAAATGTGTCTTGCTGGAAGGAATAAAATTCCCGATTGGTTCAACCATCAGTGTGGCGGATCTTCAATTACGGTGCAACTACCACCAAATTGGTTCTGTAATCAGTTCTTTGGATTCGCTATATGTGCTAACTTTAAGGGTGCTAATATCGAAACATCCCATCTCTCTGCTCGAAGTTTCTGTACTTTAACAGGAAATCAGGGTAAAACTGCTTTCAGTTTTGATTTGCTCCGTTGGCGTTTCAAAAGTGACAGATTCCTAGAGTCAGATCACATGTTCCTGGGATATGTTTCATGGTCTAAATATCGCCTGGTTGAACAAGGAAAGCCAATCAATGAAAGATATTACACTGAGGCCACATttgagattgtagtagaaaatgGAATTCATGCACCCGATTTCAGGACAGAAATACAACAACATTGTATCACAAGTTGCGGAGTTCGTTTCTTTACCCGGCCCAAGTGTGACCATGACAGATGTGAAATCCTTTTGGCTACCATgcggaagagaaagagagagagaaaaagagagaggcggcggcggcggagtgGGCAGGTTCATTAA
- the LOC133718605 gene encoding disease resistance protein RPV1-like isoform X1: protein MAAPSSISCSCFSRCFNYDVFLNFRGQDTRKIFVGHLYKALDQKVISTFIDAEELRKGDDISELLMCIQESRLSIVVLSQNYAASTWCLKELAKILECMDTRKQIVVPVFYEIDPSDVRRLKRSFAKAFAEYEHDPNTPNEDVQSWKSALTRVTYLSGWDSRDYKDDAKLIDDIVEDIFNKLIHISSSKANSLVGMDTHLKEMDLLLCPADPAVNNVCIIGIWGMGGLGKTTIARAVYDRIACNFEHYCFLENVNEGFMKKGKIQMQEELLSKILKEKVHDLGMLNRGSNMIMERLGKKKVFLVLDDVDNFAQIETLVGRHSFGSGSRIIITTRYIQSLSGVDATYSPSFLSDNEALELFRQHAFRTNQPTGEYNHLLRCVIEYAQGLPLALKVLGAFLNNKSPLEWEDVLEKIKKIPHREIQDVLRTSFDGLDDLEKEIFLDIACFFKGISKGYVIKILDGCGFFSHCGLRVLADRALITISDWNMVETHDLLQEMGREIVRQESVKEPGRRSRLWSYEDATKVLTPNTATEAVEGIFLDLSKSKEVYLHAEGFVRMTKLRLLKIHYNSGDDPSDDCKQHMIGDLKFLSHELRLLLWHGFPLKSLPSNFQPKNLVDLDMRYSLIEQLWEGTKPLEKLNFINLSHCQYLNRIPDFSEAPNLERLNLEGCVSLLEVHPSISALRKLVFLSLKGCKELKSVSSSSIGMKSLKILNLSGCLSLEKFPEISVILKELSELCLDDTAIEELPSSINNLTGLVTLNLRGCKKLKILPSSIHLKSLKHFYLSGCSNLENFPEISEVMKLPQLYLDETAIKELPSSIDRLQGLEMLSMRNCRSLLCLPNTICNLANLTELYLTGCSALSNLPENLGNLEFLRDLEVEGSGITQLPFSILLLKFETLSCAGCKGMMAPFSSWSSSVQEYSSYSGLQLLNLSDCNLLELSDGIAHLSSLHTLELRRNNFESLPATMNQLVRLTRLNVEACKSLKSIPELSSSIQYIDAHDCTALHTVSKPKLKPQQQTHHSFTFSNCLQLVQTNLFNDIVETHSHCQDNCLQVLSFKMCLAGRNKIPDWFNHQCGGSSITVQLPPNWFCNQFFGFAICANFKGANIETSHLSARSFCTLTGNQGKTAFSFDLLRWRFKSDRFLESDHMFLGYVSWSKYRLVEQGKPINERYYTEATFEIVVENGIHAPDFRTEIQQHCITSCGVRFFTRPKCDHDRCEILLATMRKRKRERKRERRRRRSGQVH from the exons CTATGATGTCTTCCTGAATTTTAGAGGTCAGGACACTCGCAAGATCTTTGTCGGCCATCTCTACAAAGCTCTAGATCAGAAAGTAATAAGCACCTTCATAGATGCTGAAGAGCTCAGAAAAGGTGATGACATTTCTGAGTTACTGATGTGCATTCAAGAGTCAAGGCTTTCAATAGTAGTTCTCTCTCAAAACTATGCTGCCTCCACATGGTGCTTAAAAGAACTTGCAAAAATCCTGGAATGCATGGATACAAGGAAGCAGATAGTTGTGCCCGTTTTCTACGAAATAGATCCCTCTGATGTTCGCAGACTCAAGAGAAGTTTCGCAAAAGCTTTTGCCGAATATGAACATGATCCTAACACCCCCAATGAAGATGTGCAGAGCTGGAAGTCCGCTCTAACCAGAGTTACCTACTTGTCTGGCTGGGACTCGCGTGATTACAa GGATGATGCTAAGCTCATTGACGACATTGTAGAGGATATATTTAATAAATTGATTCACATATCCTCAAGTAAAGCAAACAGCTTGGTTGGAATGGACACCCACTTGAAGGAAATGGATTTGTTATTATGTCCTGCAGACCCTGCAGTCAACAATGTTTGCATTATTGGAATATGGGGAATGGGCGGCTTAGGCAAAACAACGATTGCTAGAGCTGTTTATGATAGAATCGCCTGTAATTTTGAGCACTATTGCTTCCTTGAAAATGTCAATGAAGGTTTCATGAAGAAGGGTAAAATACAAATGCAAGAAGAACTTCTATCCAAAATCTTGAAGGAAAAGGTGCACGATCTAGGCATGTTGAACAGAGGTTCCAACATGATAATGGAAAGGCTCGGTAAGAAAAAAGTTTTTCTTGTTCTCGATGATGTAGACAATTTTGCCCAGATTGAAACCTTAGTTGGGAGACATTCCTTCGGTAGTGGAAGTAGAATCATTATAACAACTAGATATATACAGTCCCTCAGCGGTGTTGATGCGACATATAGTCCTTCTTTCTTAAGTGATAATGAAGCTCTTGAACTGTTTAGGCAGCATGCCTTCAGAACAAACCAACCCACTGGAGAGTACAATCATCTCTTAAGGTGTGTCATAGAATATGCTCAAGGTCTGCCTTTAGCACTTAAAGTCTTGGGAGCTTTTCTTAATAACAAAAGTCCACTTGAGTGGGAAGATGTGTtggagaaaataaagaaaatcccGCACAGAGAAATACAGGACGTGCTTAGAACAAGCTTTGATGGACTGGATGATTTAGAGAAGGAGATATTTCTAGATATTGCATGCTTCTTTAAAGGGATAAGCAAAGGCTATGTAATAAAAATCCTAGATGGTTGTGGCTTTTTTTCCCATTGTGGATTAAGAGTTCTAGCTGATAGAGCTCTCATTACTATCTCAGATTGGAACATGGTCGAGACACATGATTTACTACAGGAAATGGGTCGGGAAATTGTCCGCCAAGAATCTGTTAAGGAGCCTGGGAGACGCAGTAGGTTGTGGAGTTATGAAGATGCTACTAAGGTGTTAACTCCAAATACG GCTACCGAAGCAGTTGAAGGCATATTCCTGGACTTGTCAAAGTCGAAAGAGGTATACTTACATGCTGAAGGTTTTGTTAGAATGACAAAACTACGGCTGCTCAAGATACATTACAACTCTGGTGACGATCCAAGTGATGACTGTAAACAGCACATGATTGGGGACTTAAAGTTTCTCTCTCATGAGCTGAGGCTTCTCCTCTGGCATGGATTCCCCCTAAAGTCCTTACCATCCAATTTTCAGCCGAAGAATCTTGTTGATCTTGACATGCGGTATAGTCTCATTGAACAACTTTGGGAAGGAACCAAG CCTCTGGAAAAGTTGAACTTCATCAACTTAAGTCACTGTCAATACCTTAACAGAATCCCCGACTTCAGTGAGGCACCAAATCTTGAGAGACTGAATCTTGAAGGTTGTGTAAGTTTGTTGGAGGTTCACCCATCCATTTCAGCTCTTAGAAAACTTGTTTTCTTGAGTCTAAAAGGCTGCAAAGAACTTAAGAGTGTTTCAAGCAGCAGTATTGGTATGAAATCTCTTAAAATCCTCAATCTTTCTGGCTGCTTAAGTCTTGAGAAGTTTCCAGAGATATCAGTAATTTTGAAGGAGCTATCAGAGCTTTGTTTAGATGATACTGCAATTGAAGAGCTGCCTTCATCGATTAATAATCTTACTGGTCTTGTTACTTTGAATCTCAGAGGTTGTAAAAAACTTAAGATTCTTCCGAGCAGCATTCATTTGAAATCTCTTAAACACTTTTATCTTTCTGGCTGCTCAAACCTCGAGAATTTTCCAGAGATTTCAGAAGTTATGAAGCTACCACAGCTTTACTTAGATGAGACTGCAATTAAGGAACTGCCCTCATCGATTGATCGACTTCAGGGGCTTGAAATGTTAAGTATGAGAAACTGCAGAAGCCTCCTCTGTCTTCCGAACACTATTTGTAACTTGGCAAATCTTACGGAGCTATATCTGACTGGGTGCTCAGCGCTTTCTAACTTGCCTGAAAACTTGGGGAATTTAGAATTCTTGAGGGACCTTGAAGTGGAGGGAAGTGGTATAACACAACTTCCATTCTCTATCTTACTTTTGAAGTTTGAAACGTTATCATGTGCAGGATGTAAAGGAATGATGGCACCCTTTTCATCATGGTCATCATCAGTCCAAGAATATTCTAGTTACTCAGGTCTGCAACTTCTTAATTTAAGTGACTGCAATCTGTTGGAGTTATCAGACGGTATTGCTCACTTATCTTCATTGCATACACTAGAGCTGCGCAGAAATAATTTTGAGAGCCTGCCTGCAACAATGAATCAACTGGTTCGTTTAACACGTCTCAATGTGGAAGCTTGTAAGAGTCTCAAATCAATACCGGAACTTTCTTCAAGTATACAGTACATAGATGCGCATGATTGTACAGCTTTGCATACAGTTTCAAAGCCAAAATTAAAACCTCAGCAACAGACACATCATTCCTTCACATTTTCTAATTGCCTCCAGCTGGTACAAACAAATCTATTTAACGATATCGTGGAAACTCATTCTCATTgtcag GATAACTGTCTGCAAGTTCTTTCCTTCAAAATGTGTCTTGCTGGAAGGAATAAAATTCCCGATTGGTTCAACCATCAGTGTGGCGGATCTTCAATTACGGTGCAACTACCACCAAATTGGTTCTGTAATCAGTTCTTTGGATTCGCTATATGTGCTAACTTTAAGGGTGCTAATATCGAAACATCCCATCTCTCTGCTCGAAGTTTCTGTACTTTAACAGGAAATCAGGGTAAAACTGCTTTCAGTTTTGATTTGCTCCGTTGGCGTTTCAAAAGTGACAGATTCCTAGAGTCAGATCACATGTTCCTGGGATATGTTTCATGGTCTAAATATCGCCTGGTTGAACAAGGAAAGCCAATCAATGAAAGATATTACACTGAGGCCACATttgagattgtagtagaaaatgGAATTCATGCACCCGATTTCAGGACAGAAATACAACAACATTGTATCACAAGTTGCGGAGTTCGTTTCTTTACCCGGCCCAAGTGTGACCATGACAGATGTGAAATCCTTTTGGCTACCATgcggaagagaaagagagagagaaaaagagagaggcggcggcggcggagtgGGCAGGTTCATTAA